One window of Watersipora subatra chromosome 3, tzWatSuba1.1, whole genome shotgun sequence genomic DNA carries:
- the LOC137390314 gene encoding beta-2 adrenergic receptor-like: MDLGEWAFDGSFDVCDPRLQTFFCDSFQKLYEHSHRIENVDMFDFSSSGWIWAGVLFYTPICLLGVLGNFLTVLIFCKYIRKTTTATFIITLAVIDLVICLTAMPIAIYTNFVSGIAKSNFLCKLEKFMTYSAIPLSCGILFLIAVDRFLLITFLNRGLITPFRAKASILFLLVVCLASAIPQSLGFSTQPDMVDLTCPNFKCDFFICQPNEFYMSNKLLTDLRKSVIYAFLLIAYFTP, encoded by the coding sequence ATGGATTTGGGAGAGTGGGCATTTGATGGGAGCTTTGATGTCTGTGATCCAAGGCTACAAACATTCTTCTGCGACAGCTTTCAAAAGCTCTATGAACACTCACACAGAATAGAGAACGTCGACATGTTTGATTTTAGTTCTTCGGGATGGATTTGGGCAGGTGTTCTATTTTATACGCCCATATGTCTTTTGGGTGTCTTAGGAAACTTCCTGACGGTGCTTATCTTCTGCAAATACATAAGGAAGACAACTACTGCAACGTTTATCATCACATTAGCAGTCATTGACTTGGTTATATGTCTGACTGCAATGCCCATTGCTATATACACAAACTTTGTCAGTGGAATCGCCAAGTCCAACTTTCTCTGTAAGCTAGAAAAATTTATGACATACTCCGCGATTCCTCTGTCGTGTGGTATTCTCTTTTTAATAGCTGTGGACAGATTTTTGCTAATAACGTTTCTCAACAGGGGGCTAATAACTCCATTCAGAGCAAAAGCTTCCATCTTGTTTCTTCTTGTGGTATGTTTAGCCAGTGCAATCCCTCAATCCCTTGGTTTTTCCACCCAACCGGATATGGTCGACTTAACATGCCCTAACTTCAAATGCGATTTCTTCATCTGTCAGCCAAATGAATTTTACATGTCCAACAAGTTAttaacagatttacgtaaaagTGTTATTTATGCTTTTTTACTGATCGCATATTTTACTCCTTAA